A window of Scophthalmus maximus strain ysfricsl-2021 chromosome 10, ASM2237912v1, whole genome shotgun sequence contains these coding sequences:
- the calhm6 gene encoding calcium homeostasis modulator protein 6 — translation MDKFRVVLNFANKQSNLGFGLVALLTAGGEQIFSSAVFSCPCNDLNFIYGMVFLLVPALALLLLGYILNQRTWKLMTGRCRPKASPCSCRRLRATAVVLYHITTTALVAPASWIAVALLNGNYYECLMTGIGAFNKHLCEKRNSTAQCENLHRFPCGDSSVPTAEIEDVLLYLKAQSQILGWLLIASVMLFNLLLNCLAQCTSPISYLQLKFWRAYAQEESELVETYTAKHAKELAGRNLQSFFNQTPPAPIVTPSNKDWEKISCLYKFSTKGQFYSTLHQYVESDDMMRMASVRSRDSVDDIPAVLHFVDDGHNPL, via the exons ATGGATAAGTTCAGAGTCGTCCTGAACTTTGCCAACAAGCAGAGCAACCTTGGTTTCGGGCTGGTGGCCCTGCTGACGGCGGGAGGGGAGCAGATCTTCTCCTCGGCGGTGTTCAGTTGCCCCTGCAATGACCTGAACTTCATATACGGCATGGTGTTCCTGCTGGTGCCTGCTctggctctgctgctgttgggcTACATTTTGAATCAGCGGACGTGGAAGCTGATGACGGGTCGGTGTCGGCCAAAGGCCTCAccgtgcagctgcaggaggctgAGGGCCACCGCAGTGGTACTCTaccacatcaccaccacagcGCTGGTGGCGCCCGCCAGCTGGATCGCTGTGGCTCTGCTCAACGGCAACTACTACGAGTGTTTGATGACGGGAATCGGTGCCTTCAACAAGCATCTGTGTGAAAAGAGGAACTCCACGGCCCAGTGTGAGAATCTGCACAGGTTCCCCTGTGGAGACAGCAGCGTGCCGACAGCTGAAATCGAGGATGTCCTGCTCTACCTGAAGGCTCAGTCCCAG ATTCTGGGCTGGCTGCTCATTGCCTCGGTCATGTTGTTCAACCTGCTGCTGAACTGTCTGGCCCAGTGCACCTCCCCCATCAGCTACCTGCAGCTCAAGTTCTGGAGGGCCTACGCCCAGGAGGAGAGCGAGCTGGTGGAAACGTACACCGCCAAACACGCCAAGGAGCTCGCCGGCCGGAACCTGCAGAGCTTCTTCAACCAGACGCCGCCCGCGCCCATCGTCACCCCTTCCAACAAGGACTGGGAGAAGATCTCCTGCCTCTACAAATTCAGCACTAAGGGACAGTTCTACAGCACCTTGCACCAGTACGTGGAGTCGGACGACATGATGAGGATGGCTTCGGTTAGGTCACGCGACAGTGTGGACGACATCCCTGCTGTTCTTCACTTTGTAGATGATGGACACAATCCATTGTGA